A stretch of Vannielia litorea DNA encodes these proteins:
- a CDS encoding epimerase encodes MPGTALILGPSGRFGRNAHMAFCAAGWRVRLFDRTRDDLWDAAWGADVIVNGWNPAYPDWARDLPGQTKQIIEVAEATGATVIVPANVYPYGAGAPECLTPATLHAATNPLGRLRAEMEAAYAASEARVILLRAGDYIDTEASGNWFDKVMVPRLKRAVFTYPGPVDRPHAWAFLPDVARAAVALAERRAELPRFSDLPFAGYTLTGGELHAALEQAWGGRLALKQMSWWPLRMMAPAWPLARHLVEMSYLWRMPHGLDAAPLADLLPGFRPTRLVEALSLAIQHQVDPDKPVTRRCPHRRKAQPA; translated from the coding sequence ATGCCCGGAACTGCCCTTATCCTCGGACCCTCCGGCCGCTTCGGCCGCAATGCCCACATGGCCTTCTGCGCCGCGGGGTGGCGGGTTCGCCTTTTCGACCGCACGCGAGACGACCTCTGGGATGCCGCATGGGGCGCGGATGTGATCGTCAATGGCTGGAACCCGGCCTACCCCGACTGGGCCCGCGACCTGCCCGGCCAGACCAAGCAGATCATCGAGGTGGCCGAGGCGACCGGGGCCACCGTGATTGTCCCCGCCAACGTCTATCCCTACGGGGCTGGCGCGCCCGAGTGCCTGACGCCGGCCACGCTCCACGCCGCCACCAATCCGCTGGGCCGGCTCCGGGCCGAGATGGAGGCCGCCTATGCCGCCTCCGAGGCGCGGGTGATCCTGCTGCGGGCGGGCGATTACATCGACACCGAGGCGTCGGGCAACTGGTTCGACAAGGTGATGGTGCCCCGGCTGAAGCGCGCGGTCTTCACTTACCCCGGCCCGGTGGATCGGCCCCATGCCTGGGCCTTCCTGCCTGATGTGGCGCGTGCCGCCGTGGCGCTTGCCGAGCGCCGCGCCGAGCTGCCGCGCTTCTCCGATCTTCCCTTCGCGGGCTACACCCTCACGGGGGGCGAGCTGCACGCCGCGCTGGAGCAGGCCTGGGGCGGGCGGCTGGCTCTGAAGCAGATGTCGTGGTGGCCGCTGCGGATGATGGCCCCGGCCTGGCCGTTGGCGCGGCACCTGGTGGAGATGTCCTATCTCTGGCGGATGCCGCACGGGCTGGATGCCGCGCCGCTCGCCGATCTGCTGCCCGGCTTCAGGCCGACGCGGCTGGTCGAGGCGCTGTCACTCGCCATCCAGCACCAGGTCGACCCAGACAAGCCGGTGACGCGACGCTGCCCGCACCGTCGCAAGGCTCAGCCCGCCTAG
- a CDS encoding LysR family transcriptional regulator: protein MANPLSALDWSRVQAFLAVVDTGSLSGAARQLGTSQPTLGRQVKALEEALSTRLFKRAAKGLELTEAGAALVEPARAMQEAAMRMQLTAAGREEELAGTVRITAPVAVSRWLLPPVVARLRRAAPEIQLELVPNDASDNLLFREADIAVRMYQPTQLDLVARRLGDLRMGLYAAESYLAGRELPSDLAELMQMDLVGNDREERIIRGLRDFGIASDRHSFGTRVDDQSVYWALVCAGCGLGFGPCIVGDVEPGVVAVLRGPPVPSLPMWLAAHEEVRRVPRVARVWDALTEALPPLLDPAAPRA, encoded by the coding sequence ATGGCAAACCCCCTCTCCGCCCTCGACTGGTCGCGCGTTCAGGCCTTTCTTGCGGTTGTCGACACCGGCTCGCTCTCGGGCGCGGCGCGGCAGCTCGGCACCAGCCAGCCCACGCTCGGACGGCAGGTGAAGGCGCTGGAAGAGGCGCTCTCCACCCGGCTCTTCAAACGGGCGGCCAAGGGGCTGGAGCTGACCGAGGCGGGCGCCGCGCTGGTGGAGCCCGCCCGCGCCATGCAGGAGGCGGCGATGCGGATGCAGCTCACCGCCGCAGGCCGCGAGGAGGAACTGGCGGGCACCGTGCGCATCACCGCGCCCGTGGCGGTCAGCCGCTGGCTGCTGCCCCCCGTCGTGGCCCGCCTGCGCCGCGCGGCCCCCGAGATCCAGCTGGAGCTGGTGCCCAACGACGCCAGCGACAATCTGCTGTTCCGCGAGGCCGACATCGCGGTGCGCATGTATCAACCCACCCAGCTCGACCTCGTGGCGCGGCGGCTGGGCGACCTGCGGATGGGGCTCTACGCCGCCGAGAGCTACCTCGCAGGGCGCGAGCTGCCCTCGGATCTCGCGGAGCTTATGCAGATGGACCTGGTCGGCAACGACCGCGAGGAGCGCATCATCCGCGGCCTGCGCGACTTCGGCATCGCCTCCGACCGGCACAGCTTCGGCACGCGGGTCGATGACCAGTCGGTCTACTGGGCGCTGGTCTGCGCGGGCTGCGGCCTGGGCTTTGGCCCCTGCATCGTGGGCGACGTGGAGCCAGGCGTCGTGGCGGTGCTGCGCGGCCCGCCGGTCCCCTCGCTGCCGATGTGGCTGGCCGCCCATGAGGAGGTGCGGCGCGTGCCCCGCGTGGCCCGCGTCTGGGACGCGCTGACCGAGGCGCTGCCACCGCTGCTTGACCCTGCTGCACCAAGGGCGTAG
- the leuB gene encoding 3-isopropylmalate dehydrogenase translates to MSNPSLLILPGDGIGPEVMAEVRKVIDWYGAKRDLTFDVSEDLVGGCAYDKHGTPLTDETMAKAQEVDAVLLGAVGGPKYDNLDFSVKPERGLLRLRKEMDLFSNLRPAQCFDALADFSSLKKDVVAGLDIMIIRELTSGVYFGEPRGIIKEGNERVGINTQRYTESEIARVARSAFELARKRGNKVCSMEKANVMESGILWREVVQEIHDAEYPDVELSHMYADAGAMQLTRWPKQFDVIVTDNLFGDLLSDLAAMLTGSLGMLPSASLGLPMANGRPKALYEPVHGSAPDIAGQGKANPIACILSFAMALRYSFDQGAEADRLEQAVNAVLAQGLRTADLLGEEGKQPVSTAEMGDAIVAALDASL, encoded by the coding sequence ATGAGCAACCCTTCCCTTCTGATCCTGCCCGGCGACGGCATCGGCCCCGAGGTGATGGCCGAGGTCCGCAAGGTGATCGACTGGTATGGCGCCAAGCGCGACCTCACGTTCGACGTGTCCGAGGACCTGGTGGGCGGTTGCGCCTATGACAAGCACGGCACGCCGCTGACCGACGAGACCATGGCCAAGGCGCAGGAGGTGGACGCGGTTCTGCTCGGCGCCGTCGGCGGGCCGAAGTACGACAACCTCGATTTCAGCGTGAAGCCCGAGCGCGGCCTGCTGCGCCTGCGCAAGGAAATGGACCTGTTCTCCAACCTGCGCCCGGCACAGTGCTTCGACGCGCTGGCCGACTTTTCCTCGCTCAAAAAGGACGTGGTGGCCGGCCTCGACATCATGATCATCCGCGAGCTGACCTCCGGCGTCTACTTCGGCGAGCCGCGCGGGATCATCAAGGAAGGCAACGAGCGCGTGGGCATCAACACCCAGCGCTACACCGAGAGCGAGATCGCCCGCGTCGCCCGCTCGGCCTTCGAGCTGGCCCGCAAGCGCGGCAACAAGGTCTGCTCGATGGAGAAGGCCAACGTGATGGAGAGCGGCATCCTCTGGCGCGAGGTGGTGCAAGAGATCCACGACGCCGAGTACCCGGATGTCGAGCTGAGCCACATGTATGCCGACGCCGGCGCCATGCAGCTCACCCGCTGGCCCAAGCAGTTCGACGTGATCGTGACCGACAACCTCTTCGGCGACCTGCTGAGCGACCTCGCCGCCATGCTGACCGGCTCGCTCGGGATGCTGCCCTCCGCGAGCCTCGGCCTGCCGATGGCCAACGGCCGCCCGAAGGCGCTCTACGAGCCGGTGCACGGCTCCGCGCCCGACATCGCGGGCCAGGGCAAGGCCAACCCGATCGCCTGCATCCTCAGCTTCGCCATGGCGCTGCGCTACTCCTTCGACCAGGGGGCCGAGGCCGACCGGCTGGAGCAGGCGGTGAACGCGGTGCTGGCCCAGGGCCTGCGCACCGCCGACCTGCTGGGCGAGGAGGGCAAGCAGCCCGTCAGCACCGCCGAGATGGGCGACGCCATCGTGGCCGCCCTCGACGCCTCGCTCTGA
- the dapD gene encoding 2,3,4,5-tetrahydropyridine-2,6-dicarboxylate N-succinyltransferase gives MSNAQLEAAIEAAWEARDTITPATTGETREAIEDTLNALDSGSLRVAEKQADGAWKVNQWAKKAVLLGFRIKDMEEQSGGPQGSGWWDKVDSKFKGWGKDQWKAAGFRAVPNAVVRKSAYIAPGVVLMPSFVNLGAYVDEGTMVDTWATVGSCAQIGKGVHLSGGVGIGGVLEPMQAGPTIIEDNCFIGARSEVVEGCIVREGSVLGMGVYIGQSTKIVDRETGEVMYGEVPPYSVVVSGSMPSKNGINLYCAVIVKRVDEKTRSKTGINELLRD, from the coding sequence ATGTCGAACGCCCAGCTTGAAGCCGCCATCGAAGCCGCCTGGGAGGCGCGCGACACGATCACCCCCGCCACCACCGGCGAGACCCGCGAGGCGATCGAGGACACGCTGAACGCGCTCGACTCGGGGAGCCTTAGGGTGGCCGAGAAACAGGCGGACGGCGCCTGGAAGGTGAACCAGTGGGCCAAGAAGGCGGTGCTGCTCGGCTTCCGCATCAAGGACATGGAAGAGCAGTCGGGCGGGCCGCAGGGCTCGGGCTGGTGGGACAAGGTCGACAGCAAGTTCAAGGGCTGGGGGAAAGACCAGTGGAAGGCCGCGGGTTTCCGCGCGGTGCCCAACGCGGTGGTGCGCAAGAGCGCCTATATCGCGCCGGGCGTGGTGCTGATGCCCTCCTTCGTGAACCTCGGCGCCTATGTCGACGAGGGCACCATGGTTGATACCTGGGCCACGGTGGGCTCCTGCGCCCAGATCGGCAAGGGCGTGCACCTCAGCGGCGGCGTGGGGATCGGCGGCGTGCTGGAGCCGATGCAGGCCGGCCCGACGATCATCGAGGACAACTGCTTCATCGGCGCGCGCTCCGAGGTGGTCGAGGGCTGCATCGTCCGCGAGGGCTCGGTGCTGGGGATGGGCGTGTATATCGGCCAGAGCACCAAGATCGTCGACCGGGAGACCGGCGAGGTGATGTATGGCGAGGTGCCGCCCTACTCCGTGGTGGTCTCGGGGTCGATGCCCAGCAAGAACGGGATCAACCTCTACTGCGCCGTCATCGTGAAGCGGGTGGACGAGAAGACCCGTTCGAAGACCGGCATCAACGAGCTGCTGCGGGATTGA